The genomic window AAATTGGAAAGAGCCGAATCGATGTGAAATCGGGTCAATTTGGCCGAATAGACTGTCTCCGTCCAAGACTGGCCCGCCGACAACGCTGGGATTTTGAGGATCAAAGTTCTATTTCCTTGATCATCGTCTTTGAATATTCCATTTTTAGAAACCGTTTCTTCGCTGAGAATTTGATATGCCGTTTCCCGAGGAGGGATTACGACGGCAAGTTCGGTTTCGGGAGAATCCTTCTCCTTTGCGGCGACCGTAACGTTGAAAGAAATTTTATCTTTCCGGGGGGAAAATCGATAACTCAGGTTTCCTTTGAGAAGTTGATTTCCTTTTGAGGTCGGATACAACTGATCGCCGACCTTCGCCAGATTCTTATACACGTTTTTTTCCGGGTCCATCAAAGCGAACCCTATCGAGTTCGAACGACCTTGACGATCTCCGCGGCAGGCGAGTTTCGGTGCGGACTTGGAGTCGATCCGCGCTGAATAATGATCTTTGACGGTATTCAAAAGAGGATTATAAGAATGAAGATTGTATTCCCCTTCGCTGTACCAAAGAAAAATCTCCTGATCGGAGCAAACATAGGCTTGCGAAACCTTGGAAACAGGAAGTTCCTTGTTTTCGATTTCATTGCCCGTTTGTATATCATAAAAAGTGAATGTATTTCCTTGGATCGCAAAGAGTTTTCCCTGAAAGATTCCGATCGAGGTCCATCCCGAGTTTGTCGCAACGAAAGGAATTCTCCGTTTTACTTCGAGGTTGCCGCTTGTCAGCACCGCGATTTCTTTCTTAAGACGGGCATAGATCCGATCATTCTCGCGATCCCAAGCCAAACCGCGGACCGGTTCTCCTAAATCGATTCGTTTCGCTTCGCCGTTTTTTAAGTTTCGAAAAAGAATTCCATGGCTCTCCTTGTCGTTCGCTCCCGGAAGAATCGCGGGCCACAAAAGCCAATTCCCCGCGATCAAGGCGCCTTGAAAGCTCCTGACTTTTTCATCCGAAGAGGGGGGAGTGATCTGCGGATAGTCGTCTTGTTCGATGACTTCCCAATCTAACTTGGAATAGGCGGATTCGCTCCGAAGAGGTCCGAGCGTCGATATGGCGACCGATAAAACGATTACAGATCCGATTCTGAAAAACATGCGAAAATTGGACGCGAGCAAAGGGAAGAATCCTTCGACCGGAAGATCTAAAAACGACCGCTTTTCGAAAAAAGAAAGTCCGTTGGGTAAACGTGAAAAGTTCGAAAGCGTTCTCTTTTAGGAACGGGAAAGAGCTTACAGGATTTTGCTTCAAAGAATGTCGGATTAACGATTTTTTCGATAATACGAATTAAGATTTCAACTTCCTGCGGATTTCCTCAAGAGCCAAACCTTCCAGAGTTTCAAAACCCGAACCGGGCGAATAGGGGAGGTTCTCGATGACTTTTAAACCGAAATTCCCGTATTCGTTTTTGATCCACTTCCTAAGCTGTAGATCGGTTTCTTTGGAACGGTCGGCGACGGGTTTTGCCTTTCGGATAAAATCCAGAAGTTCCGCGATTCCGTATTTGGTTTTGGTGGAGGTTTTGAAAACGGGAGGAAGTTCCTTGCCGGGCATAATGTCCTTCAAGAATTCCAAAGTCGTAATCAGCATGTGATAACTGGAATTCGCGAGAACTTCTTCGTCGCATTTGTTTAGAATGAAGGAATCCGGAACTTCCATGATTCCGCTTTTCATAAACTGAACCTGGTCTCCGCCTAACGGTTGCAGCACGAGAAAGGACAAGTCGGTCAATTTGGAGACTTCGATCTCGTTCTGGCCGATCCCTACGGTTTCAATGAAAACGTAACGAAAAAAACAACGAAGCAATCGGATGACGTGATACGTATAGGGATTGACTCCTCCGAGTTCGAGCTGACTCGGCTGGGAACGAAAGTAGATTCTCTTCTCCCGTGCGGGAAGGGAAAGACGGGTTCGATCGCCTAACAGCGAACCGCCGGAAATATGACTGGAAGGATCGATCGCGACGATCGCCATCGTTTCACCGTCGTCGGCCTTGAGAAATTGAGTCGCGAGTTCTCCGAGCAACGAGGATTTTCCCGCACCCGGCGTTCCGGTAAATCCCACCGTTAACGAATTTTGTCCGTTCAGCCCTCGCTGCGCGAGGGCTGCAAACAACTCTTTCCGAAACTCGAACGAATCCGGCCTTTCAACACCGGAGATCAGTTTTGCGAGAGGAAATTTTTCTCCCTCCCGCGCACCTTCGATGAGTTCGGCGAGATCTTCTTTGCGATGTTTCACAACCATGTCCGAAACGAAAACAAATCCGCGTTAGGCGGCTTTTACGGTCTTGGAAATGATGTCGATGATTCTTTCCATCACGTCCATCAGATCATAATCCTTCGGCGTGAAGATCGCCTTCACTCCGAGTTTCGTCAAAGCGTCGAAGTCGGTCGGAGGGATGATTCCTCCGAATACGACCGGAATATCCGCCTTATAATGTTTGAGTTCGTTGAAGATTTGTTCCGCGAGTTCCAAATGAGATCCCGAAAGAATCGAAACACCGATCACGTCCGCGTTTTCTTCCACTGCGGTTTGAACGATTTCCTCCGGTGTTAAGCGAATTCCGGAATAGATCACGTCGAAGCCAGCGTGTTTCGCGGATACGGCGATCATCTCCGCTCCGTTGGAATGTCCGTCTAACCCCGGTTTTCCGACTACGATCTTCGGTCTGGAGCCGCTCGTTTTTAAAAAGGCCTCCACTTTTCCGCGAACGCGAACGACCTTTTCGGTTTCGAGATTGAGTTTTTGTCCTTCGACTCCGGTCGCAGGTCTGTATTCTCCGAACACGGATCGAAGAACGTCCGCCCATTCTCCCGTCGAGATTCCCGCTTTCGCGCACTCGATGGAAGCGTGCATCAGATTCTTACCCGCTTTTGCGTCCGCCTCGAGAGTTGCAAGCGCGGCTTTGACGACGTTCGGATCGCGTTTTGATTTTACTTTTGCGAGAACTTCGAGAGTTTCTTCCGCGGATTTAGGATCCACTTTAAAAACCCCGCCGTCTTGATCGGTCATCAATGGAGAAGGAGTTCCTTCGGTCCATTTGTTCTTACCTACGATGATGAGTTCGTTGTTGTTGATCTTTGCGAGACGTTCCGCTTGCGACTTAACGAGCTGGGATTTCATATATCCGTTCTCGATCGCTTTGATCGCTCCGCCCATATCGAGAATTTTCTGAATCTCTTTGTAAGCTTCTTCCTTGAGTTCTTTGACCTTGCTTTCGACTACTTTAGAACCTTCGAATAAATCCGGATATTCGAGAAGATCGGTTTCATACGCGAGGACCTGCTGCAGTCGCAAAGACCACTGTTGATCCCAAGGTCTTGGAAGAGAAAGCGCTTCGTTCCAAGCCGGAAGCTGCAACGCTCTGCAACGCGCGTCGCGGCTCATGGTGACACCCAAGGCTTCGATGAGAATTCTCCAAGCGTTGTTTTCCGGTTGTTCTTCCGTAAGACCGAGAGAGTTCACCTGAACCCCGTAACGGAAGCGGCGGTATTTTTCTTGTTTCACTTGGTAACGATCTCTTGTGATCTCGTCCCACATATCGGTGAAGGCGCGCATCTTGCACATCTCTTCCACGAAACGGATTCCGGCGTTTACGAAGAACGAAATTCTCCCCACGCACTGCTCGAACTCGTCCGGAGTAAAACAATTTCTTTCTTTGATCGCGTCGAGGATTGCCATCGCGGTTGCGAGTGCGAACGCAAGTTCCTGCACCGGGGTCGCTCCGGCTTCCTGCAAGTGATACGAACAGATGTTAGACGGGTTCCATTTCGGAATATTCTTCAGGCAGTATTCGTACATATCCACGATGACTCGGATGGACTGAGCGGGAGGGAAGATGTACGTTCCTCTCGCGAGATATTCCTTGATGATGTCGTTCTGGGTGGTTCCTTGAAGAAGACCGATGTCCACTCCGCGTTCTTGGGCGAGGGCGACGTAGAGGGACAAAAGATACATCGAAGTCCCGTTGATCGTCATCGAAGTGTTCATTTCCTCGATGGGAATCTGGTTGAATAGGATTCTAAAATCCTCCAGGGTGTTGATCGGAACTCCCACTTTCCCGATTTCGGGTCTTGCGATCGCGTGATCGGAGCTGTAACCGCACTGGGTCGCGAGGTCGAAGGCGATGGAAAGACCGGTTTGGCCTTTGGAGAGGTTTTTTCTAAAAAGTTCGTTGGATTCTCTCGCGTTTGTGTGTCCCGCGTAGGTTCTGAAGATCCAGGCCGGTTCTTTGGACGGTTTTCCCGCTTTGTCGTAAAGGATGTGATCTTTGTTTTCCATGAATTCTATCCCGATTCGAGGTTCTCATTGTTACTTCAAAATGTGTTGGTAGAATTTCACCCAAATTTTTATCCTTGCTCTGATTTCCGCAAAAACCCTACGGGCCCCCATGGACTTAGAAAGAAGCAATAAAGCCAACCCAATCTTCCTTTTCCTATCCGCGATCGGTCTCGCGGTCGTCCTTTCGGTATTGTACAACTGGTTCGGAGAACCTTTGAATCCCGAAGCGATCGAAATGCTCGCCAATCTCCGTTCCTTAACGGAAGAAGGAAAATTCTTCTCGGATCAACCTCCGCTTCCTTTTTTGATCCTGAATCTTTGGAAATCTCTTACCGGACTCAACTATACCACGGCTTTGTTTTCTCTTTCCGCTTTTATTTTTTCTCTCTCGATTCACCTGATCGGATATACGCTGCAAAGGGAGAAGTGGAAGCCGAACCACTATCTTCTCTGTTATCTTTCCGCGATTACGCCGCTGACGTATTCGATGCCTTTGTTTTTTTATCCCGAATTGTTCAGTTTGTTCTTCCTTTTGATTTTGTTTCTCGCGTTCCGCATGGAAACTCTGGGCGACATATTCCTCCTCGTGATTTGTATTCTCGGAAGTTTCTTTTCTCATTTTACCGTGTTTCTCGTCGGGCTTACGATCTTCGTGATCAAGGCCGGAACGGTGGGAATCCGGGAAAGAAAGAAGAATCAATCCGTGTTTTTCAAACGAAGAAACATTCCGCAGCTCGTGCTTCTCGTTTACATGGCCGTCTTTATCACTCTTCTCGTCGTATTGATCACTACGAATTTTTACGGGGAGAATTCTTTCGAAGCGTTTTACAAACTTCTCTGGAATTACTCGGCAAACTTCGGACCGTTGTTCGTGATTTTGTATATCGGAAGTTTTTTACTGAGATCGGAAAAGGAACTGGGCACCGTTGCGGCCAGCGCGGTCTTGTTCGTGATTCTTCTTGCGTCCGCTTATTTTTCCGTTAAACCGACATCGGGAATCAACGCGGCCAAACTCGGAGCGTTTACCAAGGATCTCGTAAACTTAAAGAACAGGGAAGTCATCCAAACCGACGAGAAGATTTACGCGAGCCCTGCGGTTTCGTCTTACGTGTATTTTCATTCCAAACAAAGACTCTTGTCCGTCAAACCGAAAGAATGGAAGAATCGCGATTATCTTTTTTTGGAAGAAGTCTGGCTCGCGGACAAACGGGAAATGCTCAAACGGTATAAGTTTAAAAATCCCCAGTTCGTATTTTTATCGGGAGAACAGATTTTGATCACCGGATTTTTGACGAAGGTGATTTCGAGCGAAAAAGAGAATACGCAGATTAAGATTCAAGTCGAGAAAGCCAAAGCGCAGCTTCCTTCCAAAACGGGAGAGAAGGGTATGAATCGTTTTCTTACGGGGATCTTTTCTGCTTCCGCATTGAGTCCGGAATTGATTCCTTGAACTCCGCGAGTCGAAATCTTTGAAACCGATCTGGAAAAAAAATCCGAACCTGAAAGACAAAAACGCCGCTTCCAAAACGAAGGGGGCCGTTTCTTCCTTCGCTTTTTACAAGGATAAGCTGAATCTATCCCGTTCGAATAAGGACGAAACTTCTTCCGAGGACGAGGAATTGACGTTAGGCGCAAACGGTCTTCCTTTTGAAAAAGCGTATTGGAGAGATATCTACGGTTCGGGGACGGACGTGGACGCGACCTTTAACGCGAAAGAACACGCGCGTTATGCGAAATCGATTTTGAATCTGATGGAAATCAACGTGAATTCGATCGCGGATTTCGGTTTCGGCAAGGGAATCCTTTTGAAGGAAATGGTCAAGATTTTCAAACCGGGACGCGTCTTAGCCATCGACCCCTCCGAACAGATGCTCGACGAATTGCTCGCTCAAAAATGGATTCGCGCCTGGAACATGTCCGTGTTGAATACGACCGTTCAGGAATTGGATCTTTCGTATTTCGTTCATCTTCCTTTTGATTTAGGAATTTGTAATTCGGTCGTTCAATACATCCAAGGGGATCTGCGACCGGTCTTCGAGAAACTTCATAAAATCGTAAAATACTTATATTTCTCCGTTCCCACGAAAGACGATTATATCCGCATGAAGAAGGATATCTACTTTGAAGATCCGTACGCCTATGTAAGAACGAAAAAACAATATCTGAAAATGATCGATCCGTATTTCCGAAGAGTGGGCTTTAATCTCCTGGAAAGCAGATTAGTGAACGATTCTAGATTTACGGACGAATTGTTTAAAGATGAATGAGAGTCTGGATCCCCTCGCACCCTTCCTTACCACGGTAGAGTAGTGGATTCCATCAAATCTCTTAGAATCTTTCCCAGTTTCACTACTCCCCAGAGCTTCGAGTCCGATCAGATTCGCATTCTTCAAAAAACTAAACTCATCCAGATACAACTGACTGAACTCTGGACGAATGTATCCATATGCAGAGAAAGCACTCTTAACTAAACGATGATTTCCTTCCGCTACTTGATTGTGAACTCCGTCCTTGCACCATCTGTTCTTTGCTAACCTGTATCGATTGTCTTTAGATTTATTTGCACAGTTTTGGAATTCAGTATTTGAGTCAGTAATTGTTTATCATCATCCATAATTAGTTGTTCATTGTCGTTTGGCGGCTCAAAGAAGATAATCGGACTCGCTTCTCTCAGTTATCCAAATACCAATTCAAATCGATTTTGTAATTACAAAGCAGAATGTCGAGAAATTCCTTCGAGGGTGATTTCAATCGACCTTTTATAAAGTTGTTTACGTTAGCTGGAGATAGTTTTAATTTTAAGATAATGACTTCATGGTTGGCATTGTAAGCTTAGTCATTACTTTGCACTCGTTACTACTTTAATTTAATATTTATTTGATAGTTGAAATATTCAATCAAAGCGAACGAATGTCGTCTTTAAGGAATGAAATTCTTTTTGATTAAAAAAGTCTGAATAGACGGTACATTGTCTTGAAAATTTGTATTAAATATCTCGGATCTAATGGCTGTTATGATGCAATATCAGAATACGAATAATAGACAAAATTGTAATTTGCTAAGAAATAAGGAAACAAAATGAGATTTGCTTTCGCTCTAATATTGAATCTGCTCTTTACGCCTATTGGTTTTATTGTATTGAACGATGTTAAGAGATTTATGATATTTTTACTTTTCGATATTATTAGCATCTGCGTATTTAACGGATTAATTTATATTTATGATAAAGTCCAGAAAATCGGGATTCTCGTAGCATTTATTTTCGTAATAATAATATTTCTAACAATTATCGTGATATATACGAGAAAGAGCTGGGCTTCTTACCAAGAGCGAGCGGATAATTATCCTTTTGGGAAAGCTAAAACAATTGGACTACTCGTGCTTTTATTCATTTTGGAGTCATTTATTTATGATGAGTTTAAAACATTTTTCAAAGACCATTTTTATTCGACGCACAATATAGTTAGCAGATCGATGGAACCCTCAGTTCAATTAGGAGATTATATTTTCGTAAATCATCATAATTTCCAAATAAAAAACGGCGATGCGATTCATTATATTTTTGAGGAATCGGAAAATGGAAGAAAAGAGGCATTGAAACGAGTTATTGGAATTCCAGGAGATAGGTTATTACTTAAAGATAAGAGAATTTCAAAGGATTCATATATTTTAGAAATTATTCTAAATGGCAAAACGTTGAAAAACAAAAAAATCCCCCATCCTTTTATTCAAGAAAACATCGATATTAACTTAAGCGATAAAGTATTCTACGAAGAGACGATTGGAAATAAAAAATATATTACTGTATATAAACGGGCATCGACTCTCGGTGAAACTGAAGATTTTGGATATAAAGAAATTGTTCTAAAGGAAGGGGAGTATTTTATTTTAGGTGATAATCGAAACGATTCTTATGACTCACGAATAAGCGGTCCAATCAAAAGATCGGTAATATTGGGAAAAATGGTATCGAAATATTTCTCTATCAACTTTAAAGAATATACTTGTTCTGAAGCCATGAACCTAATTTTAGACGATTTCGAGGCATTGGATAGATGTTCTACCGATTTCGTAACGAAAATATTACGATCAAAAATTAGATTCGAAAACATTGGCAGAAATGAATTTTACGACAATTAGGGTGTCATGATCCACAATTGAATGAATCTAGGGGATTTGGCTGAACCGACGGGAGAACCGTTTCTCGGTTAGTTTTTAATTCGATTAAATCTATCATGTATCCTTTTCGACAAAAGAATATTAGAACTGAATTTGAATCCCAAAATTGAAAAAGGGAATTTTATGTTTGTATACGTCGAGTCCATTCTGGTTGATATACTTCGTCGGCGGGTTGACGTTCGGAATGTATGGAAGTCCAGGTGTGAATTGGTTATTTGAAACCGCGATTTTATTTGCGGTGACGTTGATTATCTCGAAGTATAAATCCATTTTTCCCCAGCTCGTAGATATGAATTTATCGAATCGAAGATCGAGCTGATTGTAAGAGGGGAGTCTTGCCGAACGAAGTTGATCGGAATAGATAGGATCGTTGATTGAAATCGAACTCGTATTGCTGAGTCCGATTTTTTTTTGTTCCGAACCGATGATCGGAGTATATGCATAATTCGTTAAAAACGTAAATCTCGTTCCAATCTGAAACGAATTTTTGTATTTCCAGCCTCCGATGATGCTGAGAATATGTGTTCTGTCCAAATCGTACAATTCTTCCTTGGAGTTTTTGCGCAGGATTTCCAAACGTCCGTTGGAATACAAATTCGTATAATATCCTTTGGAATCGTCCTGAAAAATCAAACGATTGTTTGCGCTGAGTTCTTGATGAATTCTTGCTTCCTCATCGTTTAAAACCGGTTGGTTTCTGTTTCTTTTGGTCACCGAGTTTGTATAAGCGATCCAACCGTAAAAACCAGTATCCTCGGGGATTTCCTTTTTTAACAAGAGTTCGAAACCTTTGGACCAGCCGATCATCGAATTCGAATACTTCGCGTTTTGCGAAACAAGCTGTGTATTCTCGTTGTTGACTACGGAGATGAAGTTGTTGAGATTTGCCATTGAAGAATTGTATAAAAAATTATCCTGGATGATCAAATTGTCGAATGTATTCTTATAACCTTCCAGCTTGAATGTATAATCTCCGAGAAATTTCTGCTCAATTCCTATATTAGAATGTACTGATGTTTCCATCTTTAGATTTGGATTCCCAATTTTTTTAGAGTATTGACTAATATCGGATGGAGCCTGTGAATATTCTCCTGTTCCTCCGAAGAATATCGTTTTTGTGGTTTCGAATTCTTTTGCCAAAGTTAGCCTGGGATTGGTTTTCCATTCTTTAGATAGATCGTAGTAATCTCTTCTAACTCCGAGTGTCGCGGAATATCCAAGATGATCGAACTTCATCTCGGAAAAGTAACCGATTTCCCGTTTCACCATTCTATCCCCTTCCAGAATAGCGGAAGTATTCGGATCCGAAAGAATGGACTCGGTTATAGTCAGATAAAGGGGTTTCGGATTGAGATACGTCAATCTTCCTTTTAAATCGGAAATGGTTTCCCTATACTGACCACCTATGTTGATTTTTAAGATTTTTTTGAAAAAATATAGTTCCAGAGAATCCTCTAGATAACGCAGATCCGAAGCGTAATCATTCCCTAAAGTATTTACTTTTACGAAACCTCCTGGAAGAAGGCCGCCCCCATCGGACACGTTCAAAAAGAAATTACTGTTTTGAACTCTTTCTTGGAAATAATTTCTGGCGAAATGAATCGTATTCTTTACGTTTTCGAAAGGTTTCCAAGTGTGTTTGAGCCCGTCGGTTCGAAAGTTGCGATCCACGATGAGTCCGTCGGTGATGCTTTCAATTTCGCTTCGATTTGCGTCCCGCTTTGCATTGCTTGCAAACGGATATCGAAAATCTTTCGTTCCAAACGATGAAATTGTGAGCGAATTATTTTTGTCGATGTCCCAGTTAATGCGGCCTTGATAATCGCTGTAGTCTGAAATGAATGTTTGATTCGGAACAAGATCGTGAATTTGTCCGAGGACAAGATTCGGATAATATTTTCTTCCCGAAACATTAATGCTTAAAGAATTCGTTATATTTTTATAAAGGTAAGAATCGAGTAAGAACGTATTTACGTTCGTGATCAACGTATCCTCTCTTTTTTTAAAAGCTTCGATTGCGATAACTCCTCCGGTTCCGAAGCCGTAGCGAGCGGAATACGCGCCTGAATAAACTTCTAAAGACCTGATCGCGTTATTGTTGATGACCGATGCAAGGCCGTCCGCATGAAACGGGTATGTGAGAGGTAAGCCATCATAGTAGAATTGATTTGCCTTTGTACCTCCTCCTCTCATAACTAAAAATCCTCTTTGACTGTTTGAAATGTCCGGGTTTTTTGCCGAAGCGAGCGTCGGATTCGTTAAAGGCAACTGTGTGGCTAAGCCCGATTGAGCGCTTGAATTATTATAATTCTGGAATATAGGCGACACGCCCGGAATATTCAAAACAGCCTTTAAAGAATCTCCAAATGTTCCGGGCATACGTTTGATTTCTTCCTTTTTCAATCGGATTCCGTTGATGTCGTCTCGTTCTCCGATTACTTGTATTTCAGAACCGGATTTTAGTTCGTCGTTTGTGGGATCGGATTTGGTTTGGGCGTATGTTAGGACATCGGGAAAACAAAAAAAGATCGCGTTTGCAAATAGTATTTTTCGATTAATATGAGTAAAAATGAATATGTCTTTCATAAAATCTATAAATTGAATGTAAACCCCACGTTAGATGCACAGAGAATAGAGAGATTTATGGGAGAGCAAGTTTAATTTAAGATATGCGGTCTTTATTATGAAAATTTTCGTGAACCTGAAGAGCATAATCGCAGCAATCAAAAGAGAAACTTAGAATAAAAAAGACGTTATGCATTCTTTAGTTATAGAACGATAGTCCTTTGGGGAATTCGTTAGTAAAAAAACAAAATTAAAAATCCATAGATTCAAAAATATTTCCCTAAATTCAAAGTGTCGGAATCGGACTTAATTTGAGAAATCATTTTGGAAGGAAGATTAAAATTGAATCCAGGTTTAAAGATGATCTTTGGAGTGACATTGTCAAATTATCCCGGTTCTGTCGAGTCGGTTGCCATATTTACTCCTCGGCCTGGCCTTTACATTTTGTCTATCAACTGAAGTCGTTCGTTTCACATATTATAAAGACGATATCCCCTAAATGTATTCTACACATGTATCCAGCCGAAAACAACTTTGACGAATTCGAATCAAGGCTGCTTTTCGGATTTCAGTTGCAAACACATTTCATTAAGGTCCGCTTACGCATCGGACGTAAGCCGTTGTTGAATCGCTTTTTAGGAATTCGATAACTCCACCCATTCTGAAATCCACGATGTATGTCATTTTACGATACTGAGTATTTCTG from Leptospira yasudae includes these protein-coding regions:
- a CDS encoding TonB-dependent receptor plug domain-containing protein; its protein translation is MPGTFGDSLKAVLNIPGVSPIFQNYNNSSAQSGLATQLPLTNPTLASAKNPDISNSQRGFLVMRGGGTKANQFYYDGLPLTYPFHADGLASVINNNAIRSLEVYSGAYSARYGFGTGGVIAIEAFKKREDTLITNVNTFLLDSYLYKNITNSLSINVSGRKYYPNLVLGQIHDLVPNQTFISDYSDYQGRINWDIDKNNSLTISSFGTKDFRYPFASNAKRDANRSEIESITDGLIVDRNFRTDGLKHTWKPFENVKNTIHFARNYFQERVQNSNFFLNVSDGGGLLPGGFVKVNTLGNDYASDLRYLEDSLELYFFKKILKINIGGQYRETISDLKGRLTYLNPKPLYLTITESILSDPNTSAILEGDRMVKREIGYFSEMKFDHLGYSATLGVRRDYYDLSKEWKTNPRLTLAKEFETTKTIFFGGTGEYSQAPSDISQYSKKIGNPNLKMETSVHSNIGIEQKFLGDYTFKLEGYKNTFDNLIIQDNFLYNSSMANLNNFISVVNNENTQLVSQNAKYSNSMIGWSKGFELLLKKEIPEDTGFYGWIAYTNSVTKRNRNQPVLNDEEARIHQELSANNRLIFQDDSKGYYTNLYSNGRLEILRKNSKEELYDLDRTHILSIIGGWKYKNSFQIGTRFTFLTNYAYTPIIGSEQKKIGLSNTSSISINDPIYSDQLRSARLPSYNQLDLRFDKFISTSWGKMDLYFEIINVTANKIAVSNNQFTPGLPYIPNVNPPTKYINQNGLDVYKHKIPFFNFGIQIQF
- a CDS encoding protein meaA, with the translated sequence MENKDHILYDKAGKPSKEPAWIFRTYAGHTNARESNELFRKNLSKGQTGLSIAFDLATQCGYSSDHAIARPEIGKVGVPINTLEDFRILFNQIPIEEMNTSMTINGTSMYLLSLYVALAQERGVDIGLLQGTTQNDIIKEYLARGTYIFPPAQSIRVIVDMYEYCLKNIPKWNPSNICSYHLQEAGATPVQELAFALATAMAILDAIKERNCFTPDEFEQCVGRISFFVNAGIRFVEEMCKMRAFTDMWDEITRDRYQVKQEKYRRFRYGVQVNSLGLTEEQPENNAWRILIEALGVTMSRDARCRALQLPAWNEALSLPRPWDQQWSLRLQQVLAYETDLLEYPDLFEGSKVVESKVKELKEEAYKEIQKILDMGGAIKAIENGYMKSQLVKSQAERLAKINNNELIIVGKNKWTEGTPSPLMTDQDGGVFKVDPKSAEETLEVLAKVKSKRDPNVVKAALATLEADAKAGKNLMHASIECAKAGISTGEWADVLRSVFGEYRPATGVEGQKLNLETEKVVRVRGKVEAFLKTSGSRPKIVVGKPGLDGHSNGAEMIAVSAKHAGFDVIYSGIRLTPEEIVQTAVEENADVIGVSILSGSHLELAEQIFNELKHYKADIPVVFGGIIPPTDFDALTKLGVKAIFTPKDYDLMDVMERIIDIISKTVKAA
- a CDS encoding transglutaminase-like domain-containing protein, translating into MFFRIGSVIVLSVAISTLGPLRSESAYSKLDWEVIEQDDYPQITPPSSDEKVRSFQGALIAGNWLLWPAILPGANDKESHGILFRNLKNGEAKRIDLGEPVRGLAWDRENDRIYARLKKEIAVLTSGNLEVKRRIPFVATNSGWTSIGIFQGKLFAIQGNTFTFYDIQTGNEIENKELPVSKVSQAYVCSDQEIFLWYSEGEYNLHSYNPLLNTVKDHYSARIDSKSAPKLACRGDRQGRSNSIGFALMDPEKNVYKNLAKVGDQLYPTSKGNQLLKGNLSYRFSPRKDKISFNVTVAAKEKDSPETELAVVIPPRETAYQILSEETVSKNGIFKDDDQGNRTLILKIPALSAGQSWTETVYSAKLTRFHIDSALSNFKTSWEDWKVDREWKQYLEDKSVYKIDDPGIVSIRDQLKSETSSVESYIQAVYKHITKNLVYKQDGRFDPAPVVLQNGHGSCTEHSYAQIALLRSAGIPARLAWNWLPGATKVDFNHKIAEVWHPSFGWIPMEPLAYPRARAGLTHAKHIIFAALNSPSHSIVKGGDVLLNFTKPSGGASRSMSIELMPDESVSFRSASLEESASNDFFPKVKPIQNRILDKGEERNVE
- a CDS encoding class I SAM-dependent methyltransferase, whose product is MTLGANGLPFEKAYWRDIYGSGTDVDATFNAKEHARYAKSILNLMEINVNSIADFGFGKGILLKEMVKIFKPGRVLAIDPSEQMLDELLAQKWIRAWNMSVLNTTVQELDLSYFVHLPFDLGICNSVVQYIQGDLRPVFEKLHKIVKYLYFSVPTKDDYIRMKKDIYFEDPYAYVRTKKQYLKMIDPYFRRVGFNLLESRLVNDSRFTDELFKDE
- the lepB gene encoding signal peptidase I, with protein sequence MRFAFALILNLLFTPIGFIVLNDVKRFMIFLLFDIISICVFNGLIYIYDKVQKIGILVAFIFVIIIFLTIIVIYTRKSWASYQERADNYPFGKAKTIGLLVLLFILESFIYDEFKTFFKDHFYSTHNIVSRSMEPSVQLGDYIFVNHHNFQIKNGDAIHYIFEESENGRKEALKRVIGIPGDRLLLKDKRISKDSYILEIILNGKTLKNKKIPHPFIQENIDINLSDKVFYEETIGNKKYITVYKRASTLGETEDFGYKEIVLKEGEYFILGDNRNDSYDSRISGPIKRSVILGKMVSKYFSINFKEYTCSEAMNLILDDFEALDRCSTDFVTKILRSKIRFENIGRNEFYDN
- a CDS encoding protein kinase, with amino-acid sequence MKHRKEDLAELIEGAREGEKFPLAKLISGVERPDSFEFRKELFAALAQRGLNGQNSLTVGFTGTPGAGKSSLLGELATQFLKADDGETMAIVAIDPSSHISGGSLLGDRTRLSLPAREKRIYFRSQPSQLELGGVNPYTYHVIRLLRCFFRYVFIETVGIGQNEIEVSKLTDLSFLVLQPLGGDQVQFMKSGIMEVPDSFILNKCDEEVLANSSYHMLITTLEFLKDIMPGKELPPVFKTSTKTKYGIAELLDFIRKAKPVADRSKETDLQLRKWIKNEYGNFGLKVIENLPYSPGSGFETLEGLALEEIRRKLKS